TATAGCGGTGCCAAAGACCATCAAGCTCCACCTGGGGCGGCAACGGCAGCTCAGGGTGGTTCAGCTCAACTGGCATTAGGCGGCGGGGCCACGGGCGCTGCGTCCATCTTCCCCCCCGCATGACCATTCGGATATTTAGTTGCGCTCAAGCCGATCAAGGCTGGGGATTAGGGCCATGGCCGCCAGGATTCCCAAAGCCAAGATCATCAGAGCTGGCACCAGGGCAGCCCCCACCCGCTCATCGCTGGCGTACTGGAACACCCGCACCGCCAGGGTGTCGAAATCAAAGGGCCGTAGGGCGAAGGTGAGGGGTAACTCCTTCACGGTGTCCACAAACACAAGCAGCCCCCCCACCAACAGCGGGCCCCTCAGTAGGGGCAGATGGACCCGTTGCAATACCCCCAGCCAACTGCTGCCAAGGGAAGTGGCCGCCTCATCCACACTTGGAGGAATGCGCTCAAGGGCCGCATCAAGCCCCCCCTTCGACACCGCTAAAAATCGATCGGCATAGCCCCAAACCAACAGGAGCATTGGCGCCAGAGCCAGGGGCCCGCCAATCAACATCAGTGCCAAGGCCAACACCGCCCCCGGGATCGCGTAGCCCAGGCCCGCCACGAAGGAGAGTCGTTGGATCAGGCCGTTGGCAAGCCAGCGTTTGGCGATGGCCAGCACCAAACCGGCCGCCACGGTAAGGAAGGCCGCCAGTAGGGCCAAGCCAAAGCTGCGGCCACCGAGGGCCAGCAATTCGCTGCTGTCTTCACTGCGAATTTGATCCCAGCTGAGCAGGGCCCACAGCAGGGGCACCCCCAGGCTGACCAGCGGTGGCAGCAGGCAAACCAGCTGGCCCAGCCAGCGCCGCTGCCGGGCCAGGGGCCAGCGGAGATCGGAGTCGCCATCGTTGCCGAGGTTCCAACAGCGGCTGCGCCCGCGCAAATTGCGCTCAGCCGCCACCAGCAACACCACAATCACCAGGGCCATCAATGCCAGGGCCACTGCCCCCTGGGGATCGCCGTCCTGTTGCCAGCGCATCAGGATGCCGGAGGAGAGGGTGGGAACACCCAGCAGCTGCACGGCTCCAAGTTCATTCACCACCTCCATTCCCCCCAGGGCCACGCCAGCCCCGATCGAGGGCAACGCCATGGGCAGGGCCACCCTCCAAAAGCTGCCCCATGGCCCAACTCCTAGGCTGCGACTTGCTTCTAACTGGCGGCGCCCGCTAACTGAGAAGCTCTCCGTGGAGAGCAGAAACACGTAGCTGTAGGTGCTCAACAGCAACACCACCAGCGTTGGAGCAAAGCCATGGATCCTGATGCCATAACGGCTGCCAAGGTCGATCCAGGTGGCGGCCAGCAGATAGCTCGGGCTGGCCAAGGGGAGCAACTGGGCAATGCGCAACCAGCGCCTTCCTGGAAAACTGCAACGGGCGGTGATCCAGCCGGTGGCGGTGCCCAGCAGAGCGCTGAGCAGGCCAACAAGGGCCACCAGGGCCAAGGTGTTTTGCGCCTGGGCTGGGCCGTCGGCACCCAGATCAAAACTGAGCGACTCGCCTACCGCCCCGCCTACCGCCTCGCCGGGCCCGAAGGCAAACCAGACCAACCCCAGCAGCGGCGCCAACGCCAGCCCACAGAGCAGCAGTACGCCGATTCCCAGCAGGCTGCGATCGGAACGGGGCGAGGGAACTGGGAAGGTACTTGAGATGGTGCCTGAAATGGTGAATCAAATATTGCCCAAAAAGCCTACGGGGCTGCGCATTTGACCGTTTTGACGTGACAAATATCACATCTGAATGTGGGCAATGATCGCGGCGCTTATGAGGGGGGCCTAGACGGGCTCCTGCGTGGCCATAGTGCCGTTCAGCATTTAGCTAAACCGCTTGCAAATGGACCGCATGCAAACATTGCAATTGCTTCGCCAAGCCCGGCGTCAAGGAGCCTTGGCCCTACTGGCCTTAGGCGCCACCGGAGTGGCTATCGCAGCCATCGGCATCGAAGCAGCCCAGGCCCAAACCCAGGAGATCGGGGTCTACTCCGGCCGGCATTACAACTCCGACAAGCAGCTCTATCAACAGTTCACGGCCCGCACCGGCATCAAGGTGAAGCTGTTGGAGGCCAAGGACGACGCCCTGATTGAGCGCCTGCGCACGGAAGGGAAAAACAGCCCTGCAGATGTGCTGGTGCTGGTGGATGCAGCCCGACTGGACAACGCCGCCGACCTGGGCCTGTTTCGAGCAAGCCCATCTGCCGCCCTACTCAGGGACGTACCCCTAAATTTGCGCGATGGCAGGGGCCGCTGGTATGGGCTTACCCGCCGGGTGCGGGTGGTGATTGTCAATCCAAAGCTGGTGAATCCCAGCAGCATCCGCACCTACGCCGACCTTGCCAATCCGGCCCTGAAGGGAAAGCTCTGCCTGCGCGACAGCAAAAGTGTCTACAACCAGTCGCTGGTGGCCGATCAAATGATCCTGCGGGGTGATGCCGCCACGGCGACATGGGTCAAGGCAATGGCTGCCAACGTGACCAAGCCCTATTTCAGCTCCGATACCCCCCTTATCCGTGCGGTTGCCGGTGGGCAGTGCGCAGTGGGTCTGGTGAACACCTACTACGTGGCGCGCATGCTCTCCGGGGAAAACGGCGCAGCAGACAAAGCCCTGGCCAGCCAGGTGAAGGTGATCTTCCCCAATCCCGCCCACGTGAATATCAGCGGTGCCGGCGTTGTGAAGACATCAAAGAACCCCGAGGCGGCCCTCAAGTTGATCGAATTTCTGGCTTCTCCAACGGGCGGCCGCGGTTACGCCGAAGCCAACAACGAATATCCCCTCAAGGGATACGGCAACAATCCCATCCTCCAGCGCTTCGGGAGCTTCAAGGGCGATGGCGTTTCCGCCGAGCAGATGGGCGCCAAAAACAAGGCCGCCATCCAGCTAATGGCCAGCAACGGCTGGAAATAGGAGGGCGGCGACTCGCAGCTGGTTATCGTTAATGAGAATCGCTTGCAAAAGGCAAGATCTTTGTCTACATTGCGACGCATTCGCAATTAGTTGCTGTGAGGATGCCGATTGGCCAGAGCGTTTTGCTCGATCCCAACCTGCGGCCCGGGAGCAGCTGCATTGAGGTCCTGGAGGGCATGGCGCGGGTGTATTGCCCCTGTGAAGAAACCGAAGGGATGACCCTCGCCTTTCTGCAGCCCGGCGACCAGCTGCGCACCGACCGTCTCTGCAGCGAAGGGGTCTGCGTGGAGGCGCTCACCCCCCTGATATTCAGCACCGAGGCCGAATCCACGGGGGGTAATGCGGGGTTTGATCCGGTCAATGAGTGGACTTTGCAGCTGCTGAGGATCCGCCACCTCGGCAATGCTGAACTGCGTTTACACGCCCTGCTGAGCCTGTTGGTGCGCCGCCTGGGGCGCCGCTGCGGCGACTGGTGCGACCTGCCCTTCCGCCTCACCCATGAGCGCATCGCTGAATTGATCGGCACCACCAGGGTCACCACCACCCGGATGATTTCCAAGATTCGCCATGCCGACTTACTGCAGGTACCCAGTGGCGTCAACTGCCTGCGGCTGGCACCGGCCCTAGTTGAATCGGCCCCGCTGGCAGCCGCGCTTTAGTCAGTTAGGCGCACCTTTTTCACTGCGAGCCCTGCTTCGGTGGCGGAACCTGCCGCCAGCGCCAGCAAGCCCAAAAGCCCCACCAACTGGTTTTGGCCTTCTGCTGCGGCATCGGCGTTTTGGCCCAGCAGCACACCGGCAACAAACCAGGAAGTGGCGATGGCAGAGGTGATCCAGTAGGCCTTCCAGCGCCGTTGATACAGGTAGCCAGCCCCCAGGCCCGGCACCACATTCAGCAGCACCGCAACCCAGCCGGCCGAGGCGGCAAGAATCTGCTCACGGGTTGGGGTCATGGATGTGGTGGCGTGGCCTCCCACTTTGGCTTTCGATCAGCGGGGCAGCGGGCAAAGCAAGGGCCCCGGAACCCGGTAGGTGCGCCAGTCGCCATTGCTGCTACTCACCTCGACGCCGATCAGGCTGGTGGGATGGTCGGGCTCACTGAAATGGCCAACCCACTCGATCGCATCGGCAATGGCGTCTTCAAGGGAGCTGTATTGGCCATCGAGCTGGCTGTGGGGCTGGCAGCTGTCATCGATCAGGCGGAAACGGCGCTCACTTGACTTGGCTCCATTGCTCAGCAGAGCTGTTGTACGCAGCAGAGCAGTTGGACCGGTTGCGGGCATATCCCTTCTCCTTGGCTCAATACCTTGGCCAGAACCAGGGGCATCCCGCTGTATCCCAGGGAACACTTTGATCTGTCGTTACAGAGGCCCCGAGGAGGAGGAGCGATCAATCGAGCGCTCAAGCGAGCGATCAATTGGATGTGGTTGCTGTTGCCCAGGTCTGGAGCTTTTACGAAACTGGGAAGTCAACGGTTGTGAACTGTGTAAGAACTTGGTCAATTGACCAACTTGCCGGAGAGCGCCAACAAACAGCACCGACAAACAGCACCGACAAACAGCACCGATAAACAGCACCGACAAACAGAACTGGAAAACAGCCCTGGAAGGCCCCATGCCACTAGCAGCGACCAAAAAGGCGAGCGTCGGCCTCGAGAAAGAGCTGGTAGGTGGTCTCATCGTCTTCGCCCGCTACGGCTATCGAGACGGTTTGGCGGGGCGGACAGGCCTCCACCGACAGGGAAACGGCGCTTTCACTGTGGAGGGCGTGGTAAGTGGCGCTTTGGGCATCACTTGAGTAGAGGGTTTCCACCTCCCGCTCGAACCCCATCTCCTTAGAAATCAGGCTGATGCCAGCCAGTGAGTTGGTCAGGCCAGCATCGGACCGGATAGCAGTCACATAAACGAAGGGTGTGACTGCGGGGGTGTCGTCAGCCAAGCCTTTACTGAGCGTCTGCAGAAACTGCCTCATGGGGAAAGGGGGCTAAGGGGCTGGTGATGGCCATCAATGGGGCGCCGAGCCAAATCTAGGCACCCCACACCAGATATGCACGCCACTGGCGCGCCAAACACTACCGATAGCGTCTCAGCCATCGAGTCCCGTTTCCCGCTCCCGCTGGCGCCGGCGCAGCTTTGCGCTGGACACAACAATTCACCCGAGTTCCAGGCATGCCAGGCCATAAACGTCCCGCAGGGAGACGGAGGGTGACACGCCCCGGTACATCCTCAGGGTTTCGCCGACCACCGTGAAGCCCAGTCCTGCGAGCAGGAGATCGGCCTGGGGATTGGCCCCAGGTGCATCAATCAAAACCACACCGGCATGGCGCTGCAGCAGGGCGTTGAGCAAGCGGGGCCAGGGCCGGGGTGTCGGCCAGCAGGGGGCCAAGCCGCCAGCCCAGGCCCGGTTGCAACAGGCAGGGACGAATCCGGCCAAAGCCATGGCAGACCCCCTTGTCGTCGACCAGGGCCAGCACGGTACCGGCGGGATGGTCGAGCCAATCGCCCAAAAAGTGGGGCCTGGGGCTGGGCTCACGGGCGGCGTCATAGGCCTGCACCGCAGCTCTAGGAATCGCAGGGCCCTCCAGCAGGATCAGGCCGTCTGCCGGATCACTTGCACCAACGACACCTGGGCCAACACCGGCACCTGGACCGCCAGCAGCGGGGCTGCCATTCCATTGCCAGCGCCTGGTTTAAGAGGCCGGTTCAAAACCCCAGCCCGCATAATCGGCGATCCGATCGGGGGCCGCCTCAATGCCAATGCAAGCCAAACCGCTCAGATGGTCGAGGGCATGGGCCCAGAGCTGGCGGCCATAGCCCTTGCCGCGCTGGGCAGGCTCCACCAGAAATAGGCCAATGAACCCATAGAAATCGTTGTAACGCACCCCAGCGATGCAACCGATTGGCCGGCCGCCAAGGCAACCGACCCACAGTCCCTGGCGATCGGTGTGGCGATAAATCGCCACATCACCAATTCCCGGGGCAAAACGCTCGGCCCGGGCCCAGCCAGTTACAAGATCCAGATCGGCCTCCCGCAGGGACCGAATCCGCATCGGCTCCGCCCGAGCCGAAGAGAGGGAAGGGGCGCCGCAATCAGGAGGAAGAATGTCAGCCATAACAAACAGTTAAGGCATATTGACAAAAAGGATGCTTTGCTTAATTCACTCGAGAGTTTTCCTCGTGTTTATTAAATCTGGAGCAATCGTCAGCCTTCGTTCAAGCCCCGATTCCCACTACCAGGTGGTCAATCTGGATGAGTTTTCAGATTCGGTATGGGTGCGGCGATGGCCCCTGAGCAGGCACCGGCTGCCAACATTCTCAGTTCCCCATGGCGACATAGCCGCCATTGAACAGGGGACGGCTAGATAAACCAACCCGGCTCCAAAACCATGGCCCACCAATCCCTGCCACCGATCGCGGGCAACGAGGCCGAGATTCTCGCCCTGGTGCAAAAACCAGGGCCTGTTTTTTTAGCAAACACCAATCTCAAGCTGGAGCAGATCAGTTCAGGCTTTGCCTGCGCCCTGCACATGCACCAACCCACAATTCCAGCCGGGGCCCATGGGGAACTGATCTCCCATCTCCAATACATGCTGGATCACCCCGGCGAAGGAGACAATCACAACGCCGAAGCATTTGCCAACTGCTATCGGCGCCTCGCCGAAATACTGCCCCAGCTAATAAGGGACGGCTGCAATCCCAGGATCATGCTGGATTATTCCGGCAATTTGCTCTGGGGAATTGGCCAAATGGGCCGCCAAGACATCATCGACGGCCTCAAAAGCCTGGCCTGCGACCCCAGCCTGCAACCGCACGTGGAATGGCTCGGCACCTTCTGGAGCCACGCCGTGGCACCCTCAACACCAATTCCAGACCTGAAGCTGCAGATCTTGGCCTGGCAGCACAATTTTGCAGCCCTATTTGGCAACGAAGCCCTCCAAAGGGTGAAGGGATTCTCACCGCCGGAAATGCACCTGCCAAACCATCCAGATACCTTCTATGAATTTGTAAAAGCCCTCAAGGAGTGTGGCTACCAGTGGCTGCTGGTGCAGGAGCACAGCGTCGAGAACCTAGATGGCTCATGCCTCAGCCATGGCCAAAAATATCTGCCAAACCAACTGGTGGCCCGCAACTCAAGCGGCGAAACCATAACCATCCTGGCCCTCATTAAGACCCAGGGTTCCGATACCAAACTGGTGGGTCAAATGCAGCCCTGCTATGAGGCAATCGGGCTGGGGCGCCAGGCGCTGGCGGGCGTAATGGTCCCGTCGCTTGTTTCCCAGATTGCCGATGGAGAGAATGGCGGCGTGATGATGAACGAATTTCCATCGGCCTACATCCAGGCAAACCAAACCATCGCCGCCCGGGCAAAAGATGGGGCCTCTGGCGGGGCATCTAGCCAGTCAACCGTTGCAATCAATGGCAGTGAATATCTGGAGCTGTTGGAGCAAAGCGGTATCAAGCCAACTGACTACCCAATGATTCAGCCAGTTCACCAACACAAGCTTTGGCAAAAGGTTGGCAACCAAGCCCCCCAGCCGGCACCGCAGCAGGCCACAGAAGCTGCTATTGCTGAATTACAGGCCACTGACCACACCTTTTCGATGGCTGGGGCCTCCTGGACCAACAACCTCAGCTGGGTTGAGGGCTACGCCAATGTGCTCGAACCGATGAACCAACTCAGTGCCGAATTCCACCAGGTATTTGATCCCCTCGTGGCGAAGGATCCAGCAATAACCAAAAGCCCCCAATACCAGGAGGCGCTATTGCACCTACTGCTGTTGGAAACCAGCTGTTTCCGCTATTGGGGGCAGGGGGCCTGGACCGACTACGCCAGCGAAATCCACCGCAGGGGTTCTGCCCTAATCGGCCTAGCTAAACAAAACTAGGGCCAGTCAACAAAACTCACCGGCTCGTATTTAGCCACCGAAATACGCCAGGCCCTGGGGCTGAGGGCCCTGAGGCTGGCCAGGAAGGTTTCGGTATCGCCGCCTGATACCCATTGGGCCTTGATCACGGGAAGCTGCTCACTCATCAGCTCCATCGGCATTTCCACCAGCAGCAGGCTGGCATCACCGGCGGCCCGCCGTAGGGGGCCCTCGTCGCTACGTTGCCAGAGGCGCAACAGCAGCTCCAGGGCTAGGCCACGACCCTTCTCGCCAGGGTCGGTGGCGGTGGCTGCATCTGCGGATTGGGTTTTGCCCGCCAGGGGTAGGGCCCGCTTACCGGAAAACTCGACCAGCGCCAAGGCAATGAGATAGGGAGCATCGGCCATTGTTTGGTTAGGTCGCAACGCTCCCACCTTGCAGCAGCAATGGCCCTAATCTGCTTTCCATGAAGGCGCTTCCAGGCAAAACAAGGCCCAGGTGGCTGGTACTCGGCGGCCAGATTGCCGCGGGAGCAGTGCTGATTTCCCTGGTGGTCAGTGCACTGCCGGCGTTGCTGTTCATGTCGTTGGTGATGGCCCTATTGCTCATCCCCGTATTGCGCCAACTAAGGAAAGAGGCCAGGCGAGCAGGCATCGATTTGGATGCCCCAGCCCGGGAGCAGATGATTGATGTCACCCCGCTACACCGACGCATCGAAAGGGATTTCTGGGCTTTTCGTAGGCGCTGGCGCTGATCGCCATGGCCATAAGAGAAGTATTGCGGATGGGAAATCCGCTGCTGCGCCAGATAGCCGAGCCCGTTGAAAATCCCCTTGCGGCTGATATCCAGCAGTTGATCACGGATCTTCGGGAGACGATGCAGGCCAGGAGTGGCGCAGGGCTCTGCGCACCACAAATTGGCATCTCCAAACGGGTTCTGATCTATGGCAATGGAGCCCCCAATCCCCGCTATCCGGACGCGGGGATAATTCAGGAAACGGTACTAATTAACCCCATACTCACAGCGATATGCACCGGGCAGCAAACTGAATCTGAGATGCAAACCGGCTGGGAAGGCTGCCTGAGCGTGCCTGGGCTAAGGGGCGAAGTGCAACGTTGGCGGCGTTTACGCCTGCAGGCATGCAACGCGAACGGGCAGGAAATTGATCGAATTTTGGAGGGCTTCGAGGCGAGGGTTGTGCAGCACGAGTGCGACCACTTGGATGGCATTCTCTTCCCTGATCGCTTGATTTCGCCAACCCGAATTGGCTACATTGAAGAACTAGTTTTGTCGGGACAAATCCCAGCCGTACCAGCCTGAATATGTTCAATTTAAACCGCCGCAGGATTCAGCAAAACCACCAACACACCCCCTGGCACGAGCTTTGGCGCCAACCCCTTGCCGCCCTAATCAGGATGCCCTGGGCCGTATTTTTCGGCACCATGGTATTGATCTATATTTCCGAAATACTAATTTTTGCCCTGATTTTT
This genomic interval from Cyanobium sp. WAJ14-Wanaka contains the following:
- the def gene encoding peptide deformylase, which encodes MAIREVLRMGNPLLRQIAEPVENPLAADIQQLITDLRETMQARSGAGLCAPQIGISKRVLIYGNGAPNPRYPDAGIIQETVLINPILTAICTGQQTESEMQTGWEGCLSVPGLRGEVQRWRRLRLQACNANGQEIDRILEGFEARVVQHECDHLDGILFPDRLISPTRIGYIEELVLSGQIPAVPA
- a CDS encoding extracellular solute-binding protein, which translates into the protein MQTLQLLRQARRQGALALLALGATGVAIAAIGIEAAQAQTQEIGVYSGRHYNSDKQLYQQFTARTGIKVKLLEAKDDALIERLRTEGKNSPADVLVLVDAARLDNAADLGLFRASPSAALLRDVPLNLRDGRGRWYGLTRRVRVVIVNPKLVNPSSIRTYADLANPALKGKLCLRDSKSVYNQSLVADQMILRGDAATATWVKAMAANVTKPYFSSDTPLIRAVAGGQCAVGLVNTYYVARMLSGENGAADKALASQVKVIFPNPAHVNISGAGVVKTSKNPEAALKLIEFLASPTGGRGYAEANNEYPLKGYGNNPILQRFGSFKGDGVSAEQMGAKNKAAIQLMASNGWK
- a CDS encoding helix-turn-helix domain-containing protein, producing MPIGQSVLLDPNLRPGSSCIEVLEGMARVYCPCEETEGMTLAFLQPGDQLRTDRLCSEGVCVEALTPLIFSTEAESTGGNAGFDPVNEWTLQLLRIRHLGNAELRLHALLSLLVRRLGRRCGDWCDLPFRLTHERIAELIGTTRVTTTRMISKIRHADLLQVPSGVNCLRLAPALVESAPLAAAL
- a CDS encoding glycosyl hydrolase family 57; its protein translation is MAHQSLPPIAGNEAEILALVQKPGPVFLANTNLKLEQISSGFACALHMHQPTIPAGAHGELISHLQYMLDHPGEGDNHNAEAFANCYRRLAEILPQLIRDGCNPRIMLDYSGNLLWGIGQMGRQDIIDGLKSLACDPSLQPHVEWLGTFWSHAVAPSTPIPDLKLQILAWQHNFAALFGNEALQRVKGFSPPEMHLPNHPDTFYEFVKALKECGYQWLLVQEHSVENLDGSCLSHGQKYLPNQLVARNSSGETITILALIKTQGSDTKLVGQMQPCYEAIGLGRQALAGVMVPSLVSQIADGENGGVMMNEFPSAYIQANQTIAARAKDGASGGASSQSTVAINGSEYLELLEQSGIKPTDYPMIQPVHQHKLWQKVGNQAPQPAPQQATEAAIAELQATDHTFSMAGASWTNNLSWVEGYANVLEPMNQLSAEFHQVFDPLVAKDPAITKSPQYQEALLHLLLLETSCFRYWGQGAWTDYASEIHRRGSALIGLAKQN
- a CDS encoding iron ABC transporter permease, with the protein product MLGIGVLLLCGLALAPLLGLVWFAFGPGEAVGGAVGESLSFDLGADGPAQAQNTLALVALVGLLSALLGTATGWITARCSFPGRRWLRIAQLLPLASPSYLLAATWIDLGSRYGIRIHGFAPTLVVLLLSTYSYVFLLSTESFSVSGRRQLEASRSLGVGPWGSFWRVALPMALPSIGAGVALGGMEVVNELGAVQLLGVPTLSSGILMRWQQDGDPQGAVALALMALVIVVLLVAAERNLRGRSRCWNLGNDGDSDLRWPLARQRRWLGQLVCLLPPLVSLGVPLLWALLSWDQIRSEDSSELLALGGRSFGLALLAAFLTVAAGLVLAIAKRWLANGLIQRLSFVAGLGYAIPGAVLALALMLIGGPLALAPMLLLVWGYADRFLAVSKGGLDAALERIPPSVDEAATSLGSSWLGVLQRVHLPLLRGPLLVGGLLVFVDTVKELPLTFALRPFDFDTLAVRVFQYASDERVGAALVPALMILALGILAAMALIPSLDRLERN